The Flavobacterium piscisymbiosum genome includes a region encoding these proteins:
- a CDS encoding DUF779 domain-containing protein — protein MIKRIDATDKAIELINILKEKHGDLMFYQAGGCCEGTQPQCFEKGGYYQRMGDVCIGTIEDTEFWVDKDLFEYWKHAHFTLKVIDAFGVGGFSLETPLKKTFQIEYRIFTEEEEKNLEPVRFVE, from the coding sequence ATGATAAAAAGAATCGATGCTACAGATAAAGCTATTGAATTGATAAACATTCTAAAAGAAAAACACGGTGATTTGATGTTTTACCAAGCCGGAGGTTGTTGTGAAGGAACCCAGCCCCAATGTTTTGAAAAGGGTGGATATTATCAACGAATGGGAGATGTTTGTATAGGAACTATTGAAGATACAGAATTTTGGGTCGATAAGGATTTATTCGAATATTGGAAACATGCGCATTTTACGCTAAAAGTAATCGACGCTTTTGGAGTTGGCGGTTTTTCGCTAGAGACTCCTTTAAAGAAAACATTCCAAATCGAATATAGAATTTTTACCGAAGAAGAGGAGAAAAATTTGGAACCGGTACGTTTTGTTGAATAG
- a CDS encoding AraC family transcriptional regulator: MNNQRAFINPPHLSNEKSLKTLVENRTVYTLNHCELNIFETYESSKLVPLKFNDFVVTSMLRGKKIMHLFDEPGFDYLPGETVVIPSNVEMKIDFPEASKENPTQCLALAIDQSKINDTLNFLNQHYPREGSDCYWQLNHQNYFFYNNIDLALTINKLIKECMGTSMTKDALADLTLQELIIRIIQTQTAKSIDQGVSVSSNNPIFEVTEFIRLNLKENINLKSLSEKACMSTASFYRFFKRELGMSPIEYVLNEKIKHAKKLLKNPGIQINEVCYLSGFEDANYFTRLFKKHEGITPKQYQLLYVN; the protein is encoded by the coding sequence ATGAACAATCAACGTGCTTTCATCAACCCTCCTCATTTATCGAACGAAAAATCATTAAAAACACTTGTTGAAAACAGGACCGTTTACACATTAAATCATTGTGAATTAAATATTTTTGAAACTTACGAATCTTCTAAGTTAGTGCCATTAAAATTTAACGATTTTGTGGTCACCAGTATGTTAAGAGGAAAAAAGATAATGCATCTTTTTGATGAACCCGGATTTGATTATCTGCCAGGAGAAACGGTAGTAATTCCGTCGAATGTTGAAATGAAAATTGATTTTCCTGAAGCTTCAAAAGAAAACCCAACACAATGTTTGGCATTGGCAATCGACCAATCTAAGATAAACGATACCTTAAATTTTCTAAACCAACATTATCCCAGAGAAGGCAGCGATTGTTATTGGCAATTAAATCATCAAAACTATTTTTTTTATAATAACATAGATCTTGCCCTTACAATCAATAAATTGATTAAAGAATGCATGGGTACTTCTATGACAAAAGATGCTTTGGCCGATTTGACTTTGCAGGAATTGATAATTAGAATTATACAAACACAAACAGCAAAATCAATTGATCAGGGAGTTTCTGTTTCTTCAAACAATCCCATTTTTGAAGTTACGGAATTCATAAGGCTTAATTTAAAAGAAAATATAAACCTGAAAAGCCTAAGTGAAAAAGCCTGCATGAGTACAGCTTCTTTTTATCGCTTTTTCAAAAGGGAATTAGGCATGAGTCCGATTGAGTATGTTTTGAATGAAAAGATAAAACATGCCAAGAAACTATTAAAAAATCCAGGCATTCAGATTAATGAGGTTTGTTATTTATCCGGTTTTGAAGATGCCAATTATTTTACAAGACTTTTTAAAAAGCATGAAGGAATTACACCTAAACAATATCAGTTGTTGTATGTTAATTAA
- a CDS encoding bestrophin family protein, giving the protein MISYNTKDWFTFIFHVHKSDTVRKLFPIMIAIGIYSSIIGYLEIAYFKVGKNDYIHNIPIMHGMLGFVISLLLVFRTNTAYDRWWEGRKLWGGLVNNSRNLAIKLSAMLKDENDRKFFRKFIPTYASILHKHLHDTETSKQLFDDVDLEIDHHKHKPNQVKRMMFHKINDLYDSKKITGDQLIILNEELQSFTDICGACERIKNTPIPYSYSAFIKKFIFFYTMTLPFGYSISLGYFVAPVVVFIFYVLASLELIAEEIEDPFGDDENDLPTKKIAENIKKHVEELI; this is encoded by the coding sequence ATGATCTCATATAATACCAAGGACTGGTTTACTTTTATTTTCCACGTTCATAAATCAGATACAGTAAGAAAACTGTTTCCGATAATGATTGCTATCGGAATTTACTCTTCTATAATTGGATATCTTGAAATCGCCTATTTTAAAGTAGGCAAAAACGATTACATCCATAACATTCCAATTATGCACGGAATGTTAGGTTTTGTAATTTCGTTATTACTTGTTTTTAGAACCAATACTGCCTATGATCGTTGGTGGGAAGGACGAAAACTATGGGGAGGTCTCGTAAACAATAGCCGTAATCTGGCTATTAAGCTTTCGGCAATGCTGAAGGATGAAAATGATCGAAAATTCTTCAGAAAATTCATTCCCACTTATGCTTCAATTTTACATAAACATCTTCATGATACTGAAACCAGTAAGCAGCTTTTTGATGATGTAGATTTAGAAATTGATCACCATAAACATAAACCGAATCAGGTAAAAAGAATGATGTTTCATAAAATCAATGATTTATATGATTCGAAAAAAATTACCGGAGATCAGCTTATTATTTTAAACGAAGAATTGCAATCCTTTACAGATATTTGTGGAGCTTGTGAAAGAATTAAAAACACGCCTATTCCTTACTCCTACAGCGCTTTTATAAAAAAATTCATTTTCTTTTATACTATGACACTGCCTTTTGGTTACTCTATTAGTCTGGGTTATTTTGTTGCTCCGGTCGTTGTTTTCATATTTTATGTACTGGCGAGTTTAGAGCTTATTGCCGAAGAAATTGAAGATCCTTTTGGTGATGACGAAAATGATTTACCAACAAAAAAAATCGCGGAAAACATTAAAAAACATGTTGAAGAACTGATTTAA
- a CDS encoding TolC family protein, translating into MKTKITLISLVLFLFCVAKSSAQEILTIEDAMKIALENNFEIKIAKNNSTISETNVTVGNVGFLPTATANIVDNNNVTNSTQVRQDGTSTTLNNAKNNSLTYGVSLGWTVFDGMRMFARYDQLKELQKLGDAELKRTVLMKIGQVNSAYYDLVQQQHQLSALDTTIVISKQRVQLAQNRFTIGKASKLEVLNAQVDLNTDQVALLRQKESYKNAKILLNQYLARDPQIDFAVTDLVTVDNKLVLIDLMDLAKKQNPALESQIINKRIAELQLKQVKASRYPTINLTSGYNFSESQSSLGFTSENSSKGFNYGFNASLNLFDGLNQHRNEKVAKLQIENSQIAIEQQSMILNTQLSTAFQTYLTNLELIDLEEDNQAIAKQNLDITLDKFRIGTITTLDFRTAQLNYVNAKVRYSNAQYEAKLSEIALKELAGNINF; encoded by the coding sequence ATGAAAACTAAAATAACATTAATAAGTCTCGTTTTATTTTTGTTTTGTGTAGCAAAAAGCAGCGCACAGGAAATCCTGACTATCGAAGACGCTATGAAAATAGCTTTAGAAAATAACTTCGAAATTAAGATTGCCAAAAATAATTCAACAATAAGCGAAACAAACGTTACCGTTGGAAATGTTGGTTTTCTGCCAACTGCAACAGCTAATATTGTAGACAATAACAACGTTACAAACTCAACACAGGTACGTCAGGACGGAACATCAACTACATTAAATAATGCCAAAAACAACAGTTTAACTTATGGAGTTAGTTTAGGCTGGACTGTTTTTGACGGAATGAGAATGTTTGCGAGATACGATCAGTTAAAAGAGCTCCAAAAATTAGGCGATGCCGAACTAAAAAGAACGGTTTTAATGAAAATTGGTCAGGTAAATTCGGCTTATTATGATTTGGTACAGCAACAACATCAGTTATCAGCTTTAGATACTACAATTGTAATTTCTAAACAAAGAGTTCAATTGGCACAAAACCGTTTCACCATTGGTAAAGCTTCAAAATTAGAAGTTTTAAACGCTCAGGTTGATTTAAACACAGATCAGGTTGCTTTATTAAGACAAAAAGAATCGTATAAAAATGCCAAGATTTTACTGAATCAGTATTTGGCACGTGATCCACAAATCGATTTTGCAGTAACTGATTTGGTTACTGTAGATAACAAACTGGTTTTGATAGACTTAATGGATCTGGCAAAAAAACAAAATCCGGCTTTAGAATCGCAGATTATCAATAAACGTATTGCAGAATTACAACTCAAACAAGTAAAAGCAAGCCGATATCCGACCATAAATTTAACTTCTGGTTATAATTTTTCTGAAAGCCAGTCAAGTCTTGGATTTACAAGCGAAAACTCTTCAAAAGGTTTTAATTATGGTTTTAATGCTTCGCTAAATCTTTTTGATGGATTGAATCAGCATAGAAATGAAAAAGTAGCAAAATTGCAGATCGAAAACTCTCAAATTGCTATTGAGCAACAAAGCATGATTTTGAATACGCAATTGAGCACGGCTTTCCAAACGTATTTAACCAACTTAGAATTAATTGATCTTGAAGAAGATAATCAAGCCATTGCCAAACAAAATTTAGACATTACGCTTGACAAATTTAGAATTGGAACGATAACAACTCTTGATTTCAGAACAGCCCAACTGAATTATGTAAATGCAAAAGTACGCTACAGCAACGCACAATATGAGGCTAAATTATCTGAAATTGCCCTGAAAGAATTAGCAGGAAATATTAATTTTTAG